A window from Candidatus Poribacteria bacterium encodes these proteins:
- a CDS encoding NAD(P)-dependent oxidoreductase, which produces MATTYEKIEPAATKLGWIGTGVMGRWMCQHLMDLGYGMTVYNRTKSKADPLLEAGAAWADSPSDVAAASDIIFTIVGFPPDVREVYLGDSGILKGTKPGSIIVDMTTTEPSLAQEIYAAAQAQDVSSVDAPVSGGDVGAREARLSIMVGGDEAAVQAVMPLFSAMGKNIVHQGGAGAGQHTKMCNQITISGTMIGVCEGLIYGYRAGLDLETMLSSISGGAAACWSLDNLAPRLLQRNFDPGFFVEHFIKDMSIALDEARKMNLSLPGLALVHQLYTAVQAQGHGRLGTQALMLALEQMSGVEVN; this is translated from the coding sequence ATGGCGACCACTTATGAGAAAATTGAACCCGCAGCAACGAAACTCGGTTGGATTGGTACCGGCGTAATGGGACGGTGGATGTGTCAACATCTGATGGACCTCGGATATGGGATGACAGTCTATAACCGGACGAAATCGAAGGCTGACCCTTTACTGGAAGCAGGCGCGGCGTGGGCAGATTCCCCGAGCGATGTTGCCGCTGCCTCCGATATTATCTTTACGATTGTCGGGTTCCCACCCGATGTCCGCGAAGTCTACCTCGGCGACAGCGGTATTTTAAAGGGGACGAAACCCGGAAGTATCATTGTTGATATGACGACGACGGAACCCTCTCTTGCGCAAGAAATTTACGCCGCAGCACAGGCACAGGATGTTTCGTCAGTCGATGCGCCTGTTTCAGGGGGTGACGTTGGTGCGCGAGAGGCTCGCCTCTCTATCATGGTCGGAGGCGACGAGGCTGCTGTGCAAGCCGTTATGCCGCTCTTCTCAGCGATGGGAAAAAACATCGTTCATCAGGGGGGCGCGGGGGCTGGACAGCACACCAAAATGTGCAATCAAATCACGATTTCGGGGACGATGATCGGGGTCTGCGAAGGGTTAATCTATGGCTACAGAGCTGGATTGGATTTGGAGACGATGCTATCATCGATTAGTGGTGGGGCAGCGGCTTGCTGGTCTCTGGACAATTTAGCACCACGACTTCTCCAGCGAAACTTCGATCCCGGTTTCTTTGTGGAGCATTTTATCAAAGATATGAGCATCGCCTTGGACGAGGCGCGCAAGATGAACCTGAGTCTGCCCGGACTCGCGTTGGTGCATCAACTCTACACGGCTGTGCAGGCACAGGGACATGGTAGGTTAGGCACACAGGCACTGATGCTGGCGTTAGAACAGATGTCTGGTGTGGAAGTCAACTAA